The Falsibacillus pallidus genome has a segment encoding these proteins:
- a CDS encoding pyridoxamine 5'-phosphate oxidase family protein produces the protein MANRVEPKLTPALFEELQKERFVMIATCDHETGGPNVSAISWIYAKDEETILFAVDQRSRILENLKANPMAVITLIANESTYSISGKSFIAAEKLESVPLKLTLVQLDITNVRDVMFYGSKITVEPQYDKTYDKKAADRLDKQVMEALKKA, from the coding sequence ATGGCAAATCGTGTGGAGCCTAAATTGACACCCGCTCTATTTGAAGAACTTCAAAAAGAGAGATTTGTGATGATTGCCACTTGTGATCATGAAACAGGAGGGCCGAACGTCAGTGCCATTTCCTGGATTTATGCAAAAGATGAAGAAACGATACTTTTTGCTGTAGATCAGCGTTCCCGAATTCTCGAAAATTTGAAGGCGAATCCAATGGCTGTCATTACGCTGATTGCGAATGAGTCGACTTATTCTATCAGCGGGAAATCCTTCATAGCAGCCGAAAAGCTTGAATCTGTCCCATTGAAATTGACATTGGTTCAATTGGATATTACAAATGTCAGGGATGTCATGTTTTATGGTTCAAAGATAACGGTTGAACCGCAATATGACAAGACCTATGATAAAAAAGCTGCAGACCGATTAGATAAACAAGTGATGGAAGCATTGAAAAAAGCTTAG
- a CDS encoding YhcN/YlaJ family sporulation lipoprotein: MRYLSAIILIGLLTAGCSNINNNKEKTAVHDQQNEPRPISVQNSNKQSFKSKNGQQISKHLVNLASSIPNVNDATAVVLGKIAVVGIDIDSNVERSQVGSIKYSVAESLKNDPYGANAVIVADPDLVARLKEVKKDIGNGKPIQGIMNELSDIVGRVMPEIPGTLSDTNPEQAPENPKKSTNDKNEKQLEKDQEKQSNYHK, from the coding sequence GTGCGATATTTATCCGCTATAATATTGATTGGTTTATTGACAGCAGGTTGTTCAAATATCAATAATAATAAAGAAAAAACAGCTGTCCATGATCAGCAGAATGAACCAAGGCCTATCTCAGTCCAAAATAGCAATAAACAATCTTTCAAATCCAAAAATGGCCAGCAAATTTCCAAGCATTTAGTTAACCTCGCAAGCAGCATACCAAATGTCAATGATGCAACTGCAGTCGTACTCGGAAAAATAGCCGTTGTGGGAATTGATATAGACTCCAACGTGGAGAGGTCACAGGTGGGTTCTATTAAATATTCTGTAGCTGAAAGCCTCAAGAATGATCCTTATGGGGCAAATGCAGTGATTGTGGCAGACCCCGATCTAGTAGCGCGCTTAAAGGAAGTCAAAAAAGATATTGGCAATGGAAAACCCATTCAAGGCATCATGAATGAACTTTCCGATATTGTCGGACGAGTCATGCCGGAAATCCCGGGCACCCTCTCAGATACAAACCCGGAACAAGCACCAGAAAACCCAAAAAAGTCAACAAATGACAAAAACGAAAAACAACTGGAAAAAGACCAGGAAAAACAGTCTAACTATCATAAATGA
- a CDS encoding GapA-binding peptide SR1P has protein sequence MGTIVCQNCNNTIEHFEDEKVTVLYSKKCCHCDHSLKKEEK, from the coding sequence ATGGGTACTATCGTATGCCAAAACTGCAACAACACGATTGAACATTTTGAGGATGAAAAAGTAACGGTTTTGTATTCGAAGAAGTGCTGTCATTGTGATCATAGCTTAAAAAAAGAAGAGAAGTAA
- a CDS encoding NAD(P)H-dependent flavin oxidoreductase produces the protein MKWKTRVTDLLNIKYPIIQGGLAYLAYSDLAAAVSNAGGLGQITAMSLDSPEALREEINRLKQLTDKPFGVNFAIGQHGRPFSHYLEAALDEQAPVISMTGGNPAPIFDMLKGVDVKKLVLVAAKRQAIKAEELGADAVMVVGQEGGGHLGKNDTGTFVLIPQVVDAVNIPVIASGGIGDGRGLMAALALGAEGIEMGTRFIATKECVHASDEYKNKLIQGSENDTVIIKRTLGSPARAISNAWTDKILELERTAGTYEALKDYISGKANQKFIHEGMMDEGFAWAGQVMGMIHDSPSVSELMDRIISQAETIRKNWTE, from the coding sequence ATGAAGTGGAAAACGAGGGTTACTGATCTTTTAAATATTAAATATCCCATCATACAAGGTGGACTTGCATACTTAGCATATTCGGATCTTGCAGCAGCTGTATCAAATGCAGGGGGACTTGGTCAAATAACGGCTATGTCGCTGGATTCACCTGAAGCGTTAAGGGAAGAAATTAACAGATTAAAACAGCTCACCGATAAACCATTTGGGGTCAACTTTGCAATAGGGCAGCATGGCAGGCCATTCTCCCATTATTTAGAAGCTGCATTAGATGAACAGGCGCCCGTCATTTCTATGACAGGAGGGAACCCGGCGCCTATCTTTGATATGCTGAAAGGGGTGGATGTCAAAAAGCTTGTATTAGTGGCAGCCAAACGTCAGGCAATCAAAGCAGAGGAGCTTGGAGCCGATGCAGTAATGGTAGTGGGGCAAGAAGGAGGGGGACATCTTGGGAAAAACGATACAGGAACCTTTGTCCTGATCCCACAAGTTGTAGATGCGGTCAATATCCCTGTAATTGCATCCGGAGGCATCGGTGATGGACGTGGTTTGATGGCAGCGCTGGCGCTTGGAGCAGAAGGCATCGAGATGGGGACCAGGTTTATTGCCACAAAGGAATGCGTACATGCCTCAGATGAATATAAGAATAAATTGATACAAGGATCGGAAAATGATACTGTAATCATCAAGCGGACACTTGGATCTCCAGCCAGGGCCATTTCCAATGCTTGGACTGATAAGATTCTGGAGTTGGAGAGAACGGCAGGTACATATGAAGCGCTGAAGGATTATATAAGCGGGAAAGCCAATCAAAAGTTCATTCATGAAGGAATGATGGATGAAGGTTTTGCTTGGGCCGGCCAGGTGATGGGCATGATTCATGACAGTCCATCTGTTTCTGAATTGATGGATAGAATCATCTCTCAAGCAGAAACAATACGGAAGAATTGGACAGAATAA
- a CDS encoding aminotransferase class I/II-fold pyridoxal phosphate-dependent enzyme: MSQFETPLFTGLLEHAMKNPVQFHIPGHKKGNGMDPKFREFIGDNALSIDLINIGPLDDLHQPKGMIKKAQDLAAEAFGADHTFFSVQGTSGAIMTMVMAVCGPGDKIIVPRNVHKSVMSAIVFSGATPVFIHPDIDPELGISHGITTDSVAKALQQHPDAKGVLVINPTYFGISADLKKIVEMAHSYDIPVLVDEAHGVHIHFHDDLPLSAMQAGADMAATSVHKLGGSLTQSSILNVKDGLVSAQRVQTILSMMTTTSTSYLLLASLDAARMRLATEGRELIDGAIQLAESIRDRINKLDRVYCVGKEILGTKATFDYDPTKLIISVKGLGITGYDAEKWLREAYNIEVEMSDLYNILCIVTPGDTEQEANILVNAIEELSQTAGEIPHDNHAIVMLPNIPVLAVTPRDAFYAETEVVPIKESVGRTIAEFIMVYPPGIPIFIPGEIITEENLAYIEKNVEAGLPVQGPEDFELKNLRVIKEYKAIK; the protein is encoded by the coding sequence TTGTCACAGTTTGAAACCCCCTTATTTACAGGATTATTAGAACATGCTATGAAAAACCCTGTCCAGTTCCATATTCCAGGGCATAAAAAAGGAAATGGAATGGATCCCAAGTTCCGCGAATTCATCGGTGATAATGCATTATCCATTGACTTAATCAATATTGGTCCACTGGATGACCTGCATCAGCCTAAAGGGATGATAAAGAAAGCCCAGGACCTTGCAGCTGAAGCATTCGGAGCGGATCACACTTTCTTCTCCGTCCAAGGCACAAGCGGAGCAATCATGACAATGGTAATGGCTGTGTGCGGACCTGGAGATAAAATTATTGTACCACGAAATGTTCATAAATCTGTTATGTCAGCTATTGTTTTTTCAGGAGCGACACCTGTATTCATCCATCCTGATATTGACCCGGAATTGGGCATTTCACATGGCATTACAACGGATTCAGTAGCGAAAGCACTGCAGCAGCACCCTGATGCAAAAGGAGTCCTGGTTATCAATCCAACTTACTTCGGCATCTCTGCCGATCTGAAAAAAATAGTGGAAATGGCACACTCCTACGATATTCCCGTACTTGTAGACGAAGCCCATGGAGTCCATATCCATTTCCATGATGACCTTCCATTATCGGCTATGCAGGCGGGGGCAGATATGGCTGCGACTAGTGTCCATAAGCTTGGCGGCTCACTGACGCAAAGCTCGATCCTTAACGTAAAAGATGGGCTGGTTTCAGCGCAAAGGGTGCAGACAATTTTAAGTATGATGACTACTACCTCTACATCATACCTTTTACTCGCTTCCTTGGATGCTGCGAGAATGCGTTTGGCGACTGAAGGACGCGAATTGATCGATGGAGCCATCCAATTGGCCGAGTCCATTCGTGATCGCATCAATAAGCTGGATCGGGTCTATTGTGTCGGGAAAGAGATCCTTGGCACAAAAGCAACATTCGATTATGATCCAACAAAATTGATCATTTCTGTCAAAGGCCTTGGCATCACGGGATATGATGCTGAAAAATGGCTGAGAGAGGCCTATAATATAGAAGTTGAAATGTCAGACCTATATAACATCCTTTGCATTGTCACTCCAGGGGATACAGAACAAGAAGCAAATATTCTTGTTAATGCTATAGAAGAGCTTTCACAAACGGCAGGAGAAATTCCCCATGATAATCATGCCATTGTGATGCTGCCTAACATTCCTGTATTGGCAGTGACGCCAAGGGATGCCTTCTATGCAGAAACTGAGGTCGTCCCTATTAAGGAATCTGTGGGGCGGACAATTGCTGAATTTATCATGGTCTATCCTCCGGGTATTCCAATCTTCATTCCTGGGGAAATCATTACAGAAGAAAACCTTGCCTATATCGAAAAAAATGTTGAAGCCGGCCTTCCGGTTCAAGGACCTGAGGATTTCGAACTGAAAAATCTAAGGGTTATAAAAGAATATAAGGCAATAAAATGA
- a CDS encoding YlaH-like family protein has translation MNVTEHLSFFASLYKVDENPELGMWLLYITFIALSILVYKLGFALKLPVLKSVVIYIFLILGCTLLTFLGIFLPVGEGLVVAALILIIYKIRLHNQKKMEAEQSNS, from the coding sequence GTGAATGTAACCGAACACCTTTCCTTTTTCGCCTCCTTATATAAAGTGGATGAAAATCCGGAATTGGGCATGTGGCTGTTATATATTACGTTTATCGCTCTATCCATCCTAGTTTATAAACTTGGATTTGCCCTAAAACTTCCTGTTCTAAAATCGGTCGTTATTTATATATTTTTAATATTAGGCTGTACTCTCTTGACCTTTCTTGGAATTTTCCTTCCAGTAGGAGAGGGCCTGGTCGTCGCAGCATTAATATTGATCATTTATAAAATCCGCCTTCATAATCAAAAGAAAATGGAAGCGGAACAATCGAATTCATAA
- a CDS encoding inositol monophosphatase family protein — translation MSQWKEIDANAKKWLKEAGESIKASFENKLSVTTKSNPNDLVTNIDKETEQYFIQQIKNSYPDHRVFGEEGFGDEIETLDGIVWIIDPIDGTMNFIHQQRNFAISIGVYKNGKGKLGYIYDVVLDELYHAEAGSGAFLNDAAIPKLEKTPVSKAIVSLNATWVTPNKRIDHQTLTPLVKDVRGTRSYGSAALELAYVATGRLDAYITMRLSPWDYAGGKVIVEELGGKVTNLEGEELDLINPSPVFACKPGLHEEILHKYLLNEKK, via the coding sequence ATGAGCCAATGGAAAGAAATCGATGCAAATGCAAAGAAATGGCTGAAAGAGGCTGGAGAAAGCATCAAGGCCTCATTTGAAAACAAATTAAGTGTTACGACTAAATCAAATCCAAACGATTTAGTGACTAACATCGATAAAGAAACCGAGCAGTACTTCATTCAACAAATCAAGAACTCCTATCCCGATCATAGGGTGTTTGGCGAAGAGGGTTTTGGCGATGAAATTGAAACGCTGGATGGAATCGTCTGGATTATCGATCCAATAGACGGTACGATGAATTTTATCCATCAACAGCGTAATTTTGCCATTTCTATCGGTGTCTACAAAAATGGAAAAGGGAAGCTGGGATATATCTACGATGTGGTCCTGGATGAACTCTATCACGCTGAAGCCGGTTCTGGGGCATTTTTAAATGATGCAGCCATCCCGAAATTGGAAAAGACTCCTGTTTCCAAAGCGATCGTCTCACTGAATGCTACGTGGGTCACACCTAATAAACGTATTGACCATCAAACATTGACGCCGCTTGTAAAAGATGTGAGGGGAACACGCTCTTATGGTTCGGCAGCGCTTGAACTCGCCTATGTTGCCACAGGCAGGCTTGATGCATATATTACGATGCGGCTTTCACCATGGGACTACGCTGGAGGCAAAGTGATTGTAGAGGAATTAGGCGGCAAAGTAACCAACCTGGAAGGGGAAGAATTAGATTTAATCAACCCGTCTCCGGTATTTGCCTGCAAGCCCGGCCTTCACGAAGAAATCCTACATAAATATCTGCTCAATGAAAAAAAATGA
- a CDS encoding YlaF family protein produces the protein MKDIKWIFVLYAILAATSIMGIGVAIGERSILGILGCIVLLILIMGMGFKKKKQMREEGKL, from the coding sequence ATGAAAGATATCAAATGGATTTTTGTCCTTTACGCAATACTTGCAGCCACCTCCATTATGGGAATCGGGGTTGCCATAGGTGAGAGAAGCATCCTCGGCATCCTGGGATGTATAGTTCTCCTTATCTTGATAATGGGAATGGGCTTTAAAAAGAAAAAGCAAATGAGAGAAGAAGGAAAACTGTAA
- a CDS encoding YktB family protein: protein MKFTGFTNDDFNVFNIDGLEPRMEALIETIRPKLEALGNYFAPALSAMTGDEMFPHVAKHARRTINPPKDTWVAIANNKRGYKKHPHFQIGLWGTHIFVWFAVIYEAPDKGAIGEKFARNLNKIYKDIPDYFVWSTDHMKPDSASMNEMSKKDLQDLFQRVQDVKKAELLCGIRIPKEQAIQMDAEDFLQAVQDAFVHLVPLYRLA, encoded by the coding sequence ATGAAATTCACTGGATTCACCAATGATGATTTTAATGTCTTTAATATAGATGGGCTTGAACCCAGAATGGAAGCTCTGATCGAGACCATAAGGCCAAAGTTAGAAGCTTTAGGCAATTATTTTGCACCTGCTCTAAGTGCTATGACCGGGGATGAAATGTTTCCTCATGTTGCCAAACATGCAAGGCGTACCATCAATCCTCCAAAGGATACTTGGGTGGCGATTGCCAACAATAAACGAGGGTATAAGAAACATCCCCATTTCCAAATAGGTCTTTGGGGCACCCACATTTTTGTCTGGTTTGCAGTTATCTATGAAGCACCGGACAAAGGGGCAATTGGTGAGAAATTCGCCAGGAACCTTAACAAGATCTACAAGGATATCCCGGATTATTTCGTTTGGTCCACTGACCATATGAAGCCTGATTCAGCCTCTATGAATGAAATGTCCAAAAAAGATTTACAAGACCTTTTTCAAAGAGTGCAAGATGTAAAAAAAGCTGAATTATTATGTGGAATCCGGATTCCCAAAGAACAAGCCATCCAAATGGATGCTGAGGATTTCCTTCAGGCTGTTCAAGATGCGTTTGTACATTTAGTACCCCTCTATCGCTTAGCATAA
- a CDS encoding YlaI family protein → MRVKCVLCEKIDNLHDDTLEAKRLRNRPIHTYMCTECTERITHKTNERIATGNFKLYRPNKVAEDF, encoded by the coding sequence ATGCGTGTGAAATGTGTACTTTGTGAGAAAATTGATAATTTGCATGATGATACTCTTGAAGCAAAAAGGTTGAGAAACCGTCCAATCCATACTTATATGTGTACAGAATGCACAGAACGGATTACCCACAAAACAAATGAACGCATTGCAACAGGGAACTTTAAACTCTATAGGCCAAATAAAGTAGCTGAAGATTTTTAA
- a CDS encoding GNAT family N-acetyltransferase: MKKNELISRSVGTEDVLLLEQWTKCEDNWLKEELSGFTDVNSFFEYYRSLEGEWRIWENIENEEAIGLTYHMCSAPSNQKPWLGTIVTSPAYRNNRLGRGIIDALGEEMKRSGHKALFAGVPIQQYSWIDFLNKCLFEQLKVESNQKGQFMVMARPL, translated from the coding sequence ATGAAAAAAAATGAGCTGATATCCCGTTCTGTCGGTACGGAAGATGTTCTCCTTTTAGAGCAGTGGACTAAATGTGAGGATAACTGGCTCAAAGAAGAACTTTCAGGATTTACAGATGTGAATTCCTTTTTTGAATACTACCGTTCGCTTGAGGGAGAATGGAGAATCTGGGAAAACATCGAAAACGAAGAAGCAATTGGTCTGACTTATCATATGTGCTCTGCTCCTTCCAACCAAAAACCATGGCTCGGAACTATCGTCACCAGTCCAGCCTATCGAAACAACAGGTTGGGAAGGGGAATCATAGATGCCCTCGGTGAAGAAATGAAAAGATCCGGCCATAAAGCACTGTTTGCCGGGGTGCCTATTCAGCAGTATAGTTGGATAGATTTCTTGAACAAATGTCTTTTCGAACAATTGAAAGTTGAATCTAATCAAAAAGGGCAGTTCATGGTTATGGCAAGGCCCTTATAA
- a CDS encoding peptidyl-prolyl cis-trans isomerase, producing MEMIIPFKGKVKFPITLDPGVWIFDDRRIDLDTYFVTEQIEVNELEDYIKATSKHWEREIQEGAVFPPTLKSERKFEKEKVLQGTFAMEFLPFLKNAEPSEDARKLVVETENGEFNIPLDQAKDLLLAYSKVGKPLKEDGPIHVLFKDGSNRNDPIRFVRAFRVE from the coding sequence ATGGAAATGATTATTCCATTCAAGGGAAAAGTTAAATTCCCTATTACATTAGATCCAGGTGTATGGATTTTTGATGATCGAAGAATCGATCTTGATACATATTTCGTGACCGAACAAATAGAAGTGAATGAGCTGGAGGATTATATCAAAGCAACCTCTAAGCATTGGGAGCGCGAAATCCAAGAAGGTGCAGTCTTCCCTCCTACCCTTAAATCCGAACGGAAATTCGAAAAGGAAAAGGTTCTTCAAGGGACTTTTGCCATGGAATTCCTTCCATTCCTGAAAAATGCCGAGCCATCTGAAGATGCGCGGAAGCTGGTAGTCGAAACCGAGAATGGGGAATTCAATATTCCTTTGGATCAAGCAAAAGATTTATTGCTTGCCTATTCAAAAGTCGGAAAGCCTCTAAAAGAGGACGGACCGATTCATGTCCTTTTTAAAGACGGAAGCAATAGGAATGACCCTATTCGTTTTGTAAGGGCATTCAGAGTAGAATAA
- a CDS encoding PhoH family protein, producing the protein MNNIYVLDTNVLLQDPHAIFSFEDNEVVIPAVVLEEVDSKKRYMDEVGRNARQVSKLIDGLREAGKLHEKIPLENGGTFRIELNHRSFQQLQEIFVEKSNDNRILAVAKNIALEEEAKEDGKNVILVSKDVLVRVKADALGLNAEDFLNDRVVEIDHIYTGFLEVYINKELLNRYYEKGELQLSEITNHPFYPHQFLIMKDALGSSASAIGMIDHTGKNVRKLIHNGDHIWGIKPRNVQQIMAMELLLRDDIPLVTMIGKAGTGKTLLTLAAGLLQIEDLYTYKKLLVARPIVPVGKDIGFLPGEKEEKLRPWMQPIYDNLEYLFNAKKPGELDAILAGMGSIEVEALTYIRGRSIPDQFIIIDEAQNLTKHEVKTILTRVGDRSKIVLMGDPNQIDHPYLDEYNNGLTYVVEKFKEQTISGHIKLLKGERSGLAQLAADLL; encoded by the coding sequence TTGAATAATATTTATGTGTTAGATACCAATGTTTTATTGCAGGACCCCCACGCCATCTTTTCTTTTGAAGACAATGAAGTTGTCATACCAGCAGTGGTGTTAGAAGAGGTCGATTCAAAGAAGCGCTATATGGATGAGGTTGGAAGGAATGCAAGACAGGTATCCAAATTGATTGACGGTCTGCGGGAAGCAGGAAAGCTCCATGAAAAGATCCCATTGGAAAATGGGGGGACATTCAGGATAGAGCTGAATCATCGTTCGTTTCAACAGCTCCAGGAAATTTTTGTGGAAAAATCAAATGACAATCGTATATTGGCGGTTGCGAAAAATATTGCGCTGGAAGAAGAAGCAAAAGAGGATGGGAAAAATGTCATCCTTGTAAGCAAGGATGTCCTGGTCAGGGTGAAGGCAGATGCCCTGGGATTAAATGCCGAAGATTTTTTGAATGATCGGGTCGTCGAAATTGACCATATTTATACAGGTTTCCTTGAGGTATATATCAATAAAGAATTATTGAACCGTTATTATGAAAAAGGGGAATTACAATTATCTGAAATCACCAATCATCCATTTTATCCCCATCAATTCCTGATTATGAAGGATGCACTCGGCAGTTCAGCATCAGCCATAGGCATGATCGACCATACCGGCAAGAATGTCAGGAAATTGATCCATAATGGAGACCATATTTGGGGAATTAAACCTAGGAATGTTCAGCAGATCATGGCGATGGAGCTGCTGCTTCGGGATGATATACCACTAGTCACCATGATTGGGAAGGCAGGGACGGGGAAAACTTTGCTGACGCTCGCTGCAGGTCTTTTGCAGATTGAAGACTTGTATACGTACAAAAAGCTCCTCGTAGCGCGTCCGATTGTCCCGGTAGGAAAAGATATTGGCTTCCTTCCAGGGGAAAAGGAAGAAAAACTGCGTCCATGGATGCAGCCGATCTATGATAACCTTGAATATTTGTTCAATGCTAAAAAGCCTGGGGAGTTGGATGCGATCCTTGCAGGGATGGGTTCGATTGAAGTAGAGGCACTCACATATATCCGCGGAAGAAGCATTCCTGATCAATTCATCATCATTGATGAAGCCCAGAATTTAACGAAGCATGAAGTGAAAACCATCCTGACAAGGGTAGGGGATCGAAGTAAAATAGTCCTGATGGGAGATCCCAATCAAATTGACCATCCATACTTGGATGAGTACAACAATGGGTTGACATACGTGGTTGAGAAATTCAAGGAGCAGACCATTTCGGGTCATATTAAGCTCCTCAAAGGTGAAAGATCCGGTTTGGCCCAATTAGCGGCAGACCTTTTATAA
- the typA gene encoding translational GTPase TypA: protein MKIREDIRNIAIIAHVDHGKTTLVDQLLKQSGTFRSNEHVEERAMDSNDLERERGITILAKNTAVQYKDNRINIMDTPGHADFGGEVERIMKMVDGVLLVVDAYEGCMPQTRFVLKKALEQNLRPIVVVNKIDRDFARPEEVVDEVLELFIELDANDEQLEFPVVYASGINGTASATPDKQDENMEALFEAIVDHVPAPVDNKEEPLQFQVALLDYNDYVGRIGIGRVFRGTMKVGQSVALMKLDGSVKQFRVTKIFGFFGLKRLEIQEAVAGDLVAVSGMEDINVGETVCPVEHQEPLPVLRIDEPTLQMTFLVNNSPFAGREGKFVTSRKIEERLEAQLQTDVSLKVENTDSPDAWVVSGRGELHLSILIENMRREGFELQVSKPEVIVRDIDGVRCEPVERVQIDVPEEYTGGVIESMGTRKGEMVDMINNGNGQVRLIFMVPARGLIGYTTEFLTLTRGYGIINHTFDSYQPMQPGRVGGRRQGVLVSMETGKTSQYGIMQVEDRGVIFVEPGTDIYEGMIVGEHTRENDLTVNITKMKQATNVRSATKDQTTTMKKPRIMTLEEALEYLNDDEFCEVTPESIRLRKKILDKNERERAAKKKKLAETN from the coding sequence TTGAAAATTAGAGAAGACATCCGTAATATTGCCATCATCGCCCACGTTGACCATGGAAAAACGACACTCGTCGACCAGTTGCTTAAGCAATCTGGGACGTTCCGTTCAAATGAGCATGTGGAAGAGCGCGCAATGGATTCCAATGATTTGGAGAGAGAGCGCGGAATTACGATTCTGGCAAAAAATACGGCAGTTCAATATAAAGACAATCGTATTAATATCATGGATACACCGGGACATGCAGACTTCGGAGGCGAAGTAGAGCGTATCATGAAAATGGTAGACGGTGTTCTATTGGTTGTTGATGCATACGAAGGATGTATGCCGCAGACCCGTTTTGTTCTGAAGAAAGCATTAGAGCAAAACCTTCGTCCAATCGTAGTCGTAAACAAAATCGACCGAGATTTTGCCCGTCCTGAAGAAGTGGTAGATGAAGTATTGGAATTATTCATTGAACTTGATGCAAACGATGAACAACTTGAGTTCCCGGTTGTCTATGCATCAGGAATCAATGGAACGGCAAGTGCAACACCTGATAAGCAGGATGAAAATATGGAAGCTCTATTCGAAGCAATTGTTGATCATGTACCAGCACCTGTGGACAACAAAGAAGAGCCTCTTCAATTCCAGGTTGCACTTCTTGATTACAACGACTATGTCGGAAGAATTGGAATTGGCCGCGTATTCCGCGGGACAATGAAAGTAGGGCAATCTGTTGCTCTTATGAAGCTTGATGGTTCTGTTAAACAATTCAGGGTAACCAAAATCTTTGGATTCTTCGGATTGAAGCGTTTGGAAATTCAAGAAGCAGTTGCAGGCGACTTAGTGGCTGTATCAGGAATGGAAGATATCAACGTTGGAGAAACGGTTTGTCCTGTGGAACATCAGGAACCGCTTCCAGTGCTTCGCATTGATGAGCCGACATTGCAAATGACATTCTTAGTAAATAACAGTCCATTTGCAGGACGTGAAGGAAAATTCGTTACATCCCGTAAAATCGAAGAAAGATTGGAAGCGCAGCTTCAAACGGATGTAAGTCTTAAGGTTGAAAATACAGATTCTCCTGATGCATGGGTCGTTTCTGGACGTGGTGAGCTTCACTTATCGATTTTGATCGAAAACATGCGCCGTGAAGGATTTGAGCTTCAAGTTTCTAAACCGGAAGTTATTGTCCGCGACATTGATGGTGTCCGTTGTGAACCGGTAGAACGTGTTCAAATTGATGTACCTGAAGAGTATACAGGCGGCGTCATTGAGTCCATGGGTACACGCAAAGGCGAAATGGTCGATATGATTAACAATGGTAATGGACAAGTCCGTCTGATATTCATGGTCCCAGCACGTGGACTGATTGGCTATACGACTGAATTCTTGACATTGACTCGCGGCTACGGAATCATCAACCATACATTCGATAGCTATCAGCCTATGCAGCCCGGAAGAGTCGGCGGCAGACGCCAAGGCGTATTGGTTTCAATGGAAACTGGAAAGACTTCTCAATACGGTATTATGCAGGTTGAAGACCGTGGGGTCATTTTTGTTGAGCCTGGTACTGATATTTATGAAGGAATGATCGTTGGGGAACATACACGTGAAAATGATTTGACGGTTAACATCACGAAAATGAAACAAGCAACAAACGTGCGATCCGCTACAAAGGATCAAACTACTACAATGAAAAAACCAAGAATCATGACACTTGAAGAAGCGCTTGAGTATCTAAATGATGATGAGTTCTGTGAAGTTACTCCAGAATCCATCCGCCTGCGCAAAAAGATCCTTGATAAGAATGAACGTGAAAGAGCTGCTAAAAAGAAAAAGCTTGCAGAAACGAACTAA
- a CDS encoding UPF0223 family protein, translating to MKEYQYPFSYDWSTDEIIDVVKFFESIENAYEKGIKREALMSSYRRFKEIVPSMAEEKTIFKEFEQSSGYSSYHAVKKAKEHEDGTLIRM from the coding sequence ATGAAGGAATATCAATATCCCTTTTCTTATGACTGGTCGACAGATGAGATAATCGATGTCGTGAAGTTCTTTGAGTCGATTGAAAATGCATATGAAAAAGGAATTAAAAGAGAAGCTTTGATGAGTTCTTATAGACGATTCAAGGAAATAGTACCGAGTATGGCTGAAGAGAAGACCATTTTTAAGGAATTTGAACAATCCAGCGGCTATTCATCCTATCATGCGGTGAAAAAAGCAAAAGAGCACGAAGATGGCACATTAATAAGAATGTAA